One genomic window of Tenacibaculum tangerinum includes the following:
- a CDS encoding SdpI family protein has protein sequence MNPFYYVLSVNGLLFVFSLIFYFFPPKKINAIYGYRTNKTMKNDTIWQFANAFFTKEFLKYSAISLVAAFVLAFIVQELTWQPMAIMLLSLAVSVIKTEQELNKRFDEEGNGK, from the coding sequence ATGAATCCTTTCTATTACGTACTTTCAGTAAACGGATTGCTGTTTGTGTTCAGTCTTATTTTCTATTTTTTTCCACCTAAAAAAATCAATGCTATTTACGGGTATCGCACGAACAAAACCATGAAAAATGACACGATTTGGCAGTTTGCCAATGCTTTTTTTACTAAAGAATTTCTAAAGTATTCAGCAATTTCGTTGGTAGCAGCCTTTGTATTGGCGTTTATCGTACAAGAATTAACCTGGCAACCCATGGCAATTATGTTGTTGTCCTTAGCGGTATCTGTAATAAAAACCGAACAAGAACTAAACAAGCGTTTTGATGAGGAAGGAAATGGGAAGTAG
- a CDS encoding helix-turn-helix domain-containing protein, with the protein MNTNFNFFNSLIISGALQGIIFAAVVLLYNKHKSKSNFFLAQVVLYLSLNNLYYWFVDVGLSQNIPYYENLYIPLNLLILPCYYCFVISYFNIKEKTTYLFVPFLISLLTHIFLLVYKLFFTSHFIISQKNIHFFYYAEEYLSALFTLFVIFKTFSFIKNYEKNAKEYSSKIVKKETKWLKNLLFFGIFISILWILLTLFSQYFNIYQLQTNNTYFLWLSISFLVYWLGYNGIYYNGIFNQRTEIRKQTIDNKAIKTRPSSEKGKQQVEDFKAIIKNQKLYLNPQFSLSLFSKKLDLSESYLSHIFNQNSSINFSEYVNKLRVEEALKLLKNSQFKNYTIVAIGLEAGFNSKSTFYHNFKKEVGVTPTQYRKENMS; encoded by the coding sequence ATGAATACTAATTTTAATTTTTTTAATAGTTTAATTATTAGCGGAGCTTTACAAGGAATTATCTTTGCAGCAGTTGTTTTATTATATAACAAACACAAATCGAAGTCTAATTTTTTTCTTGCTCAGGTTGTTTTATACCTATCCTTAAACAATTTGTATTATTGGTTCGTTGATGTTGGACTTTCTCAAAACATTCCTTATTACGAAAACTTATACATTCCATTGAATTTATTGATTCTTCCTTGCTATTATTGTTTCGTTATTAGTTATTTTAATATAAAAGAAAAAACCACTTATCTGTTTGTTCCTTTTCTTATCAGCTTGTTAACACATATTTTTCTACTAGTATATAAACTGTTTTTTACATCTCACTTTATTATATCTCAAAAAAACATCCATTTCTTTTACTACGCAGAAGAGTATCTATCAGCTCTCTTTACTCTTTTTGTCATTTTTAAAACGTTTTCTTTTATAAAGAATTATGAAAAAAACGCAAAAGAATACTCTTCTAAAATTGTAAAAAAGGAAACTAAATGGCTGAAAAACCTATTATTTTTTGGTATTTTTATTTCTATTTTATGGATATTACTAACCTTATTTAGTCAATATTTTAACATCTATCAATTACAAACTAATAACACCTACTTTTTATGGTTGAGTATTTCTTTTTTAGTGTATTGGTTAGGATATAACGGAATATACTATAACGGAATTTTTAATCAAAGAACGGAAATACGAAAACAAACAATAGATAATAAAGCTATAAAAACTAGACCTAGTTCTGAAAAAGGTAAACAACAAGTTGAGGATTTTAAAGCAATAATAAAAAATCAAAAACTATACCTAAACCCACAGTTTAGTCTTTCCCTATTTTCTAAAAAACTCGACTTAAGTGAAAGTTATCTGTCACATATTTTCAACCAAAATTCTTCTATTAATTTTTCAGAGTATGTTAATAAACTACGCGTAGAAGAGGCACTAAAACTATTAAAGAACAGTCAATTTAAAAATTATACGATTGTTGCTATTGGTTTAGAGGCAGGCTTTAACTCTAAATCTACTTTCTATCATAATTTTAAAAAAGAAGTTGGCGTAACCCCCACACAGTATCGAAAAGAAAACATGTCCTAA